GTGTTCCACGAGATCGACGTGGACAAGATCGACCGGGTCCGCGGTATGGACATCAACGTCGTCACCTCGGCGACGAACGACGACGAAGGACGAGCGCTGTTGCGGGCCCTCGGCTTTCCCTTCAAGGAGAACTGAGCAGATGGCGAAGAAGGCACTGGTCAACAAGGCCGCACGCAAGCCGAAGTTCGCGGTGCGCGGCTATACGCGCTGCAACAGATGCGGTCGCCCGCGCGCGGTCTTCCGCAAATTCGGCCTGTGCAGGATCTGCCTGCGCGAGATGGCGCACGCGGGCGAGCTGCCCGGCGTGCAAAAGAGCAGCTGGTAACAGCCCGGACCCCAGGACCAACCCAGAACAGGCACGCGACAGGCCCGGACCGGGAACCACCGCGAGGAAGGTACCAACGCTGTCATGACGATGACGGACCCGATCGCAGACTTCTTGACACGTCTGCGCAACGCCAATTCGGCGTATCACGACGAGGTGACGTTGCCGCACTCCAAGATCAAGGCCAACATCGCCCAGATCCTC
This genomic interval from Mycobacterium sp. SMC-2 contains the following:
- a CDS encoding type Z 30S ribosomal protein S14, whose protein sequence is MAKKALVNKAARKPKFAVRGYTRCNRCGRPRAVFRKFGLCRICLREMAHAGELPGVQKSSW